A single region of the Oenococcus kitaharae DSM 17330 genome encodes:
- a CDS encoding NADPH-dependent F420 reductase, with amino-acid sequence MTDKLGILGFGKLGTVLGQLAVNAGYDVYIAGPGATDKIALTADILLPQAHLMLAKEVLTQVDIVILAFPLGKYRELDPLLFKNKIVIDAMNYWWETDGRHPEFQDPAVSTSEMVQAHLSQSHVVKAFNHMGYHDLLDYADQSDPKKAIAVAADDVPSRTITAGIVKQFGFQPVILDSLAQGIKLEPGTNVFGADFNRAELLNAINHYFETDFGNEIFQSIKKHL; translated from the coding sequence ATGACGGATAAATTAGGCATTTTAGGTTTTGGCAAATTGGGTACAGTCCTGGGCCAATTAGCTGTGAATGCTGGCTATGATGTCTACATTGCTGGACCCGGCGCGACAGATAAAATTGCGCTGACTGCCGATATATTGCTGCCCCAGGCGCATTTAATGCTGGCAAAAGAGGTGCTTACACAAGTCGATATCGTGATTCTCGCATTTCCTCTGGGCAAGTATAGAGAACTGGACCCCTTGCTGTTCAAAAATAAAATTGTGATCGACGCCATGAATTATTGGTGGGAAACTGACGGCCGACATCCCGAATTCCAAGATCCAGCCGTGTCGACGAGCGAAATGGTGCAGGCTCATTTAAGCCAAAGCCATGTCGTAAAAGCTTTTAATCATATGGGTTATCATGATTTGCTTGATTATGCTGACCAGTCGGATCCGAAAAAAGCTATCGCAGTGGCCGCTGATGATGTACCAAGCCGGACAATTACTGCAGGGATTGTAAAACAGTTTGGTTTTCAGCCAGTGATATTGGATTCGCTTGCCCAAGGTATCAAATTAGAACCCGGAACAAACGTGTTTGGCGCTGATTTTAATCGGGCAGAATTGCTAAACGCCATTAATCACTATTTTGAAACGGATTTTGGCAATGAAATTTTTCAGAGCATAAAAAAACATCTTTGA